One genomic window of Mucilaginibacter sp. SJ includes the following:
- a CDS encoding trans-sulfuration enzyme family protein, which yields MKTETIAIHAGNHVDEATRAVIQPIIMSTTFERGEDGGFPAGYIYSRSSNPNRHALEHVLAKLEGGVEAASFSSGNAAGMSVFQSLDPGTHIIAPDDMYHGLRNQLKTLFAGILTFDFIDVNDTELLQQHIKPETGLIWIETPSNPLLKITDIKKVVTIAKAKGIKVLCDNTFATPICQRPLDLGADMVMHSATKYFGGHSDLMGGVLITAEQNDWWTKIRQVQEMGGAIPSPMDCYYLVRSIKTLPYRVKGHVQNALLLAEYLEQHPNVEQVMYPGLPAHPQHEIAKDQMLAFGGMLSFTIKGDENDTHNIINKLKLFIKATSLGGVESLIEHRATVEGPDTKTPRNLLRVSVGLEHIDDLIADMEQALLR from the coding sequence ATGAAGACTGAAACTATAGCCATACATGCCGGCAACCATGTTGATGAAGCAACAAGGGCCGTTATACAACCCATTATTATGTCAACCACGTTTGAGCGTGGTGAGGATGGCGGTTTTCCGGCAGGTTATATCTACAGCCGTTCATCGAACCCCAATCGTCATGCGCTGGAGCATGTGCTTGCTAAGTTAGAGGGTGGTGTTGAAGCGGCTTCCTTTTCATCAGGCAACGCAGCTGGAATGTCGGTTTTTCAATCGCTTGATCCGGGCACTCATATTATCGCTCCTGATGATATGTATCACGGCCTGCGCAACCAGCTTAAAACCCTTTTTGCCGGCATCCTTACCTTTGATTTTATCGATGTAAACGACACCGAGCTTTTGCAACAGCATATCAAGCCTGAAACAGGTTTGATCTGGATTGAAACACCATCGAACCCACTTTTAAAAATCACAGATATAAAAAAGGTTGTGACAATAGCCAAAGCAAAAGGTATTAAAGTTTTGTGCGATAATACATTTGCCACCCCTATATGCCAGCGGCCACTTGACTTGGGCGCGGATATGGTTATGCACTCAGCCACCAAATATTTTGGCGGGCATAGCGATCTGATGGGCGGCGTTTTGATTACTGCAGAGCAGAACGATTGGTGGACAAAAATCCGCCAGGTGCAGGAAATGGGTGGCGCTATCCCCTCTCCGATGGATTGTTATTATTTAGTGCGCAGTATTAAAACTTTACCATATCGTGTAAAAGGCCACGTGCAAAACGCACTGTTATTAGCCGAATACCTTGAACAGCATCCCAATGTTGAACAGGTAATGTACCCCGGTTTGCCCGCGCACCCGCAGCATGAGATAGCTAAAGATCAGATGCTGGCTTTTGGTGGCATGTTATCCTTTACTATTAAAGGCGATGAGAACGACACGCATAACATCATTAACAAACTGAAACTATTTATCAAAGCTACGAGTCTTGGTGGTGTTGAAAGCCTGATTGAACACCGCGCTACTGTTGAAGGGCCGGATACCAAAACACCACGAAACCTGCTAAGGGTTTCGGTTGGGTTGGAACATATTGATGATTTGATAGCCGATATGGAGCAAGCTTTGTTGAGGTAA
- a CDS encoding MFS transporter translates to MREEKVGNYRWVICSLVFFATTVNYLDRAVISLLKSDLTKEFKWNDGDYANIEIAFKIAYSIGLLAAGRIIDKIGTKLGYFLSTLLWSISAVCHAFVGGTFGFGVVRSALGLSEAGNFPAAIKTVAEWFPKKERAFATGIFNSGANIGAIVAPLTVPFIAAAWGWRWAFIITGSIGFIWLVLWQVIYRAPSKHSKVSKAELDYINSDHDSQTEALQPVEQKKISWGKLLSFKQTWAFVIGKFLTDPIWWFYLFWLPDFLESQYHLKGTEIAIPVALVYTMSTFGSVGGGWLPMNLIKKDWPVFKARKTSMFIYALAVIPIIFAQILGGVNMWLAVIVIGIAASAHQAWSANIFTTVSDMFPKRTIGSVTGLGGMFGSIGGVFLSLAVQKNLFVYYRSIGKIEIAYYIMFFVCGSAYILAWLIMHFLVPKMKPIELD, encoded by the coding sequence ATGAGAGAAGAAAAAGTTGGAAACTACCGCTGGGTTATCTGTTCATTGGTATTTTTCGCAACAACCGTTAATTACCTTGACCGGGCAGTAATCAGTTTGCTTAAATCAGACCTTACCAAGGAGTTTAAATGGAATGATGGTGATTATGCCAATATTGAGATAGCATTCAAAATAGCTTATTCAATAGGTTTGCTGGCTGCCGGACGGATCATCGATAAGATAGGCACCAAACTCGGCTATTTCCTTTCAACACTGCTGTGGAGTATTTCGGCTGTGTGCCACGCTTTTGTTGGCGGCACTTTTGGTTTCGGCGTAGTGCGCTCTGCATTGGGCCTTAGTGAAGCGGGAAATTTTCCTGCAGCTATTAAAACCGTGGCCGAGTGGTTTCCTAAAAAGGAACGTGCATTTGCTACGGGGATCTTTAACTCGGGTGCAAATATAGGTGCTATTGTTGCTCCTTTAACAGTGCCCTTTATAGCGGCGGCCTGGGGATGGCGATGGGCCTTTATTATTACAGGTTCCATTGGTTTTATATGGCTGGTGCTTTGGCAGGTTATTTATCGCGCACCTTCAAAGCATAGCAAGGTATCAAAAGCCGAACTTGATTACATCAACAGTGATCATGACAGTCAAACTGAAGCCTTACAGCCAGTTGAGCAAAAGAAAATATCATGGGGCAAGCTGCTTTCGTTTAAGCAAACCTGGGCCTTTGTTATAGGTAAATTCCTTACCGACCCGATATGGTGGTTTTACCTGTTCTGGCTCCCCGATTTTTTAGAAAGCCAGTATCATTTAAAAGGCACAGAAATAGCCATTCCTGTTGCGTTGGTTTATACCATGTCTACCTTTGGCAGCGTTGGCGGCGGATGGTTACCTATGAACCTTATTAAAAAGGACTGGCCGGTATTTAAAGCCCGTAAAACATCCATGTTTATTTATGCACTGGCAGTAATACCCATCATATTTGCCCAAATTTTGGGTGGTGTTAATATGTGGCTTGCGGTTATAGTAATTGGTATAGCAGCATCGGCGCACCAGGCATGGAGCGCTAATATATTCACCACAGTTTCGGATATGTTCCCAAAACGCACTATTGGCTCGGTAACAGGTTTAGGTGGTATGTTCGGTTCCATTGGCGGGGTATTCCTGTCGCTTGCCGTGCAAAAAAACCTGTTTGTATACTATCGGTCAATCGGTAAGATTGAGATAGCTTATTACATTATGTTTTTTGTTTGCGGAAGCGCTTACATTTTGGCCTGGCTCATTATGCATTTCCTGGTGCCTAAAATGAAACCAATTGAATTGGACTAA
- a CDS encoding bifunctional 4-hydroxy-2-oxoglutarate aldolase/2-dehydro-3-deoxy-phosphogluconate aldolase translates to MSKKDIVLDAILKQGTLPLFFYKDPEVSLQITRTLYKAGIRVFEYTNRGAAALENFKVLKQALASGEMPGLELGIGTIKSLQEAEAFIEAGADFIVSPIVNPEVGKLAAQHNLLWIPGCMTPTEIYTAQQNEAALIKIFPANILGPEFVSSIKDLFAGQLFIPTGGVDLNHDSINTWFKAGVCAVGMGSKLISKNVLENQEYDKLYNDTLKLLEIVQTIK, encoded by the coding sequence ATGAGTAAAAAAGATATAGTACTTGACGCGATATTAAAGCAGGGTACATTACCGCTGTTCTTTTACAAAGATCCGGAGGTGAGCCTGCAAATAACCCGCACGCTTTATAAAGCTGGCATTAGGGTATTTGAATATACCAACCGCGGCGCCGCCGCCCTGGAAAATTTCAAGGTTTTAAAACAAGCATTGGCCAGCGGCGAAATGCCTGGTTTGGAATTAGGCATCGGCACCATCAAAAGCCTTCAGGAAGCTGAAGCTTTTATTGAAGCCGGAGCTGATTTTATCGTGTCGCCAATTGTTAACCCGGAGGTTGGAAAACTGGCAGCGCAGCACAACCTGTTATGGATTCCGGGCTGTATGACGCCGACCGAAATCTACACTGCTCAACAAAACGAGGCTGCGCTGATAAAAATATTCCCGGCCAATATATTGGGGCCGGAGTTTGTATCTTCGATCAAGGATTTGTTTGCCGGTCAGTTGTTCATACCAACAGGTGGGGTTGATTTGAACCATGACAGCATCAATACCTGGTTTAAAGCCGGGGTATGTGCCGTGGGCATGGGCAGTAAGCTCATCAGCAAAAACGTACTGGAAAACCAGGAGTACGATAAGCTGTATAACGATACCCTGAAGCTGCTGGAAATAGTACAAACCATTAAATAG
- a CDS encoding SDR family oxidoreductase, whose product MSNTPQLLKGQAALVTGADSGIGKGVALAMAAAGAKLLINYAHNKAAADDVVSQIKATGGEAFAFQADVSHEEEVKAMFAEIFKQYGTIDILVNNAGLQKDARFVDMTLDDWNKVISINLTGQFLCAREAAREFIKRGVVDGGSKAAGKIICMSSVHEVIPWAGHVNYAASKGGIMMFMKSIAQELAPHKIRVNGIGPGAIQTPINKEAWKTPEALDKLLTLIPYNRIGQPDDIGKLAVWLASDESDYITGVTIFADGGMTLYPGFADNG is encoded by the coding sequence ATGAGCAATACTCCCCAACTACTAAAAGGACAAGCTGCCCTCGTAACCGGCGCCGATAGCGGCATTGGTAAAGGTGTTGCCTTGGCAATGGCCGCGGCCGGCGCCAAACTCCTCATTAACTACGCACACAATAAAGCTGCTGCCGACGATGTCGTAAGCCAGATCAAGGCCACCGGCGGCGAGGCATTTGCATTTCAGGCCGATGTAAGCCATGAGGAAGAGGTGAAAGCCATGTTTGCCGAAATCTTTAAGCAATATGGCACTATTGACATTTTGGTAAATAATGCAGGCCTGCAAAAAGATGCCAGATTTGTTGATATGACGCTCGACGACTGGAATAAAGTGATCAGCATTAACTTAACCGGTCAGTTTCTTTGTGCCCGGGAGGCTGCCAGGGAGTTTATAAAACGCGGTGTTGTTGACGGAGGAAGCAAAGCTGCGGGCAAAATTATCTGTATGAGCAGCGTACACGAAGTAATTCCCTGGGCGGGCCACGTAAACTATGCGGCCAGCAAAGGCGGTATTATGATGTTTATGAAAAGTATAGCACAAGAGCTCGCCCCGCATAAGATCAGGGTGAATGGGATAGGGCCAGGCGCTATACAAACACCTATTAATAAGGAAGCCTGGAAAACCCCGGAAGCGCTGGATAAATTATTGACGCTCATCCCTTACAACCGGATTGGCCAGCCGGATGACATCGGAAAACTGGCAGTTTGGCTGGCTTCAGACGAGTCAGATTACATTACCGGGGTTACAATTTTTGCCGATGGGGGCATGACTTTGTACCCGGGCTTTGCAGATAATGGCTAA
- a CDS encoding homoserine O-acetyltransferase family protein, producing the protein MNAEIFKYTDTFEFESGRTIEGLEIGFHTYGRLNKEKNNVVWVCHALTANSDVFDWWKGLIGEGYFFNPEEHFIVCANILGSPYGTTSPLSINPVTGQPYYLSYPQFTTRDMVKAHQLLAQHLNINNISVLIGGSLGGQQAMEWGIIEPERIKNLILIATNAKHSPWGIAFNESQRLAITADRTFYSNTPEGGQKGLKAARSIALLSYRTYKTYGITQQEEADDVQDNFRSSSYQNYQGQKLVNRFNAYSYWYLTKVMDSHNVGRGRHGVDKALSLIKAKTLVIGISSDVLFPIEEQQYLFRHIPKAAFAELDSFYGHDGFLIETEALTNIFTSFFKTDVKGKIIELQRTA; encoded by the coding sequence ATGAACGCAGAGATATTTAAATACACTGACACTTTTGAATTTGAATCGGGCCGCACAATTGAAGGTTTAGAAATAGGTTTTCATACTTATGGCCGGTTAAATAAGGAAAAAAATAACGTTGTTTGGGTTTGCCATGCGCTTACCGCCAATAGCGATGTATTTGACTGGTGGAAAGGGCTTATTGGTGAGGGTTATTTTTTTAATCCGGAAGAGCATTTTATAGTTTGCGCCAATATTTTGGGTTCGCCTTATGGAACAACAAGTCCGTTGAGCATTAACCCGGTTACCGGCCAGCCTTATTATCTTTCATACCCCCAGTTTACTACAAGGGATATGGTTAAAGCACACCAGTTGCTTGCCCAGCATTTAAACATTAATAATATCAGCGTATTAATTGGTGGTTCATTAGGCGGCCAGCAGGCTATGGAATGGGGTATTATTGAACCAGAACGGATTAAAAACCTTATCCTGATAGCAACCAATGCTAAACACTCGCCATGGGGTATCGCTTTTAACGAATCGCAGCGTTTAGCTATCACAGCCGATCGTACTTTTTACAGTAATACGCCCGAAGGCGGTCAGAAAGGCTTAAAAGCCGCACGCAGTATTGCGCTTTTAAGTTATCGTACTTATAAAACTTACGGCATTACCCAGCAGGAAGAAGCTGACGATGTGCAGGACAATTTCCGTTCTTCGTCGTATCAAAACTACCAGGGACAGAAGCTGGTGAACCGCTTTAACGCTTATAGTTATTGGTACCTAACCAAAGTGATGGACTCACACAATGTGGGCCGCGGCCGTCACGGTGTAGATAAAGCGTTGAGCCTCATCAAGGCAAAAACATTAGTTATCGGCATCTCATCGGATGTTTTGTTCCCTATTGAAGAGCAGCAATACCTATTCAGGCATATCCCTAAAGCTGCCTTTGCCGAACTGGATTCGTTTTATGGGCACGATGGATTTTTAATTGAAACAGAAGCATTAACAAACATATTTACATCGTTTTTTAAAACTGATGTGAAAGGAAAAATTATAGAACTGCAACGTACAGCGTAA
- the mqnE gene encoding aminofutalosine synthase MqnE, with translation MHNSDNLQFLLNDPNLSADLKHIAQKVLDKQRITFDEGVLLYEQGELGYLGTLANYIREERHGDKTYFNRNFHIEPTNLCVYDCKFCSYSRLLKQKAEGWEYTMDEMFNMVTKYDGEPVTEVHIVGGVLPQYDVPFYQELFARIRAHRPELHIKALTPVEYHYIFKKAKIDYATGMRLMQEAGLDSIPGGGAEIFDPEIRDQISKDKCTADQWLAIHEEWHKLGGRSNATMLYGHIEQYKHRVDHMERLRQLQDKTGGFQTFIPLKFRNKDNQMSHVPEVSVIEDLRNYAVARIYLDNFDHIKAYWAMISRTTAQLSLNFGVDDIDGTLDDTTKIYSMAGAEEQHPGMSTKQVVELIKHVGRQPIERDTLYNIVTDYTNFVFGDEPKPQYYKLPVIN, from the coding sequence ATGCATAATTCAGATAATTTACAGTTTTTACTTAACGATCCGAATTTATCTGCTGATTTAAAGCATATTGCTCAAAAAGTTCTTGACAAACAACGCATCACTTTTGATGAAGGCGTTTTGCTTTACGAGCAGGGCGAACTTGGATATCTTGGCACTTTAGCTAATTACATCCGCGAGGAACGCCATGGCGATAAAACTTATTTCAACCGTAATTTTCATATTGAGCCTACCAATCTTTGCGTTTACGACTGCAAATTTTGTTCATACTCGCGTCTGTTGAAGCAAAAGGCGGAAGGGTGGGAGTACACCATGGATGAAATGTTCAACATGGTTACCAAGTATGATGGCGAACCGGTTACTGAGGTTCACATTGTAGGTGGTGTGCTGCCGCAATATGATGTGCCTTTTTACCAGGAACTTTTTGCCCGCATCCGCGCCCATCGCCCGGAACTTCATATCAAGGCATTAACCCCGGTTGAATATCACTACATCTTTAAAAAAGCCAAAATTGATTACGCCACAGGCATGCGCCTGATGCAGGAAGCAGGTCTGGATTCCATCCCCGGAGGTGGTGCCGAAATTTTTGATCCCGAAATAAGAGATCAGATCTCGAAAGATAAATGTACTGCCGATCAGTGGCTGGCTATTCATGAAGAATGGCACAAGCTTGGCGGCCGTTCGAATGCAACCATGCTTTACGGGCACATTGAGCAATATAAACACCGTGTCGACCATATGGAGCGTTTACGCCAGTTGCAGGATAAAACAGGCGGATTCCAAACATTCATTCCGCTTAAGTTCCGCAACAAGGATAACCAGATGTCGCACGTGCCCGAGGTTTCAGTGATTGAAGACTTGCGAAACTATGCCGTAGCCCGTATCTACCTGGATAACTTTGATCATATTAAAGCCTACTGGGCTATGATCAGCCGTACAACTGCACAGCTTTCGCTTAACTTTGGTGTGGATGATATTGATGGAACGTTGGATGATACCACAAAAATCTACTCAATGGCCGGCGCCGAAGAGCAGCATCCCGGCATGAGCACCAAACAAGTGGTAGAGCTAATCAAACACGTAGGTCGCCAGCCTATTGAACGTGATACGTTATATAATATAGTAACGGATTATACCAATTTTGTATTTGGCGATGAACCGAAACCGCAGTATTACAAATTACCGGTTATTAATTAG
- a CDS encoding histidine phosphatase family protein: MIQKTLYIVRHGQTEYNKLGIIQGRGVDTDLNDEGRKQACQFFEAYKTVPFDKIYISALKRTQQSIQPFIDLGIPYEKLPGLDELAWGIHEGQSPTTDNKAAFLQIMRDWLDGKLDSKFEGGESPLEVEVRQREAMEVIMSHPEEKTVLICMHGRALRLLLCILTGKPLSEMDTFPHQNLVLYKVTYNGERFEIIDFNNAEHLKHSEE; encoded by the coding sequence ATGATACAAAAGACCTTATATATAGTACGCCACGGCCAAACTGAGTATAACAAACTTGGTATTATACAGGGCCGCGGTGTGGATACCGATTTAAATGACGAAGGTCGTAAACAGGCCTGTCAGTTTTTTGAGGCTTATAAAACCGTTCCGTTTGATAAAATTTACATATCGGCGTTAAAACGTACCCAACAAAGCATTCAGCCTTTTATTGATCTTGGGATTCCTTATGAAAAGCTTCCGGGGCTGGATGAGCTGGCCTGGGGCATTCACGAAGGCCAGTCGCCAACTACTGATAATAAGGCTGCTTTTTTGCAGATTATGCGTGATTGGCTGGATGGTAAGCTCGACAGTAAATTTGAAGGGGGCGAAAGTCCGCTTGAGGTTGAAGTACGCCAGCGCGAAGCCATGGAGGTGATCATGAGCCACCCCGAAGAAAAAACGGTGCTTATTTGTATGCATGGCCGTGCTTTGCGCCTTTTGCTTTGTATCCTTACCGGTAAGCCCTTATCCGAAATGGATACCTTTCCGCACCAAAACCTGGTATTATACAAGGTAACGTACAATGGCGAAAGATTCGAAATCATCGACTTTAACAATGCCGAACATCTCAAACATTCCGAAGAATAG
- a CDS encoding homoserine dehydrogenase: MSKKLNIGLFGFGVVGQGLYDIIKTKHLNIEIVKFAIKDPNKKRSLPAHLFTTDKEELLNNPEINTIVELINDTEAAFEIVSRALKSGKNVVSASKKMIALHLDELIEIQHQYGTSLLYEGAVCGSIPIIRNLEEYYDNELLHSISGIFNGSSNYILSKGFIEGLDYDSALKQAQDLGFAETDPTSDVGGFDAKYKLVIAAAHAYGVVVQPDQVFNLGIQNLAAADLQYAREKNLKIKLVPVAKELDDRNVALFVLPKFVNDKEFLYNVEYEYNGVTVQAAFADQQFFFGKGAGGHPTGSAVLSDIAALRYNYQYEYKKAKEKTDLNFTNNIELTIYLRYDDEELVEALNFEHINERYYSGNYKFVIGKINLQNLIANQLRISESKAFVAFADQLTGVSLASVTKQAAEVF, translated from the coding sequence ATGAGTAAAAAGTTAAATATCGGCCTCTTCGGATTTGGAGTTGTTGGCCAGGGATTATATGATATCATCAAAACAAAGCATTTAAATATCGAGATAGTAAAATTTGCTATTAAGGATCCTAATAAAAAACGTTCTTTACCGGCACATTTATTTACTACCGATAAAGAAGAGCTGCTTAACAATCCCGAGATCAATACCATTGTTGAATTGATCAATGATACTGAAGCTGCTTTTGAAATTGTTTCAAGAGCATTAAAATCTGGCAAAAACGTAGTATCTGCCAGTAAAAAAATGATTGCCCTTCATTTGGATGAACTGATCGAAATTCAGCACCAGTATGGTACTTCATTATTATATGAAGGTGCGGTTTGCGGTAGTATCCCTATTATCCGCAATTTGGAAGAGTATTATGATAACGAATTACTGCATTCGATAAGCGGTATTTTCAACGGTTCATCAAACTATATCCTTTCAAAAGGCTTTATTGAAGGGCTCGATTATGATAGCGCATTGAAACAAGCCCAGGACCTGGGTTTTGCCGAAACCGACCCAACAAGTGATGTTGGAGGTTTTGACGCCAAATATAAACTGGTTATTGCCGCTGCACACGCTTATGGCGTAGTTGTACAGCCCGATCAAGTATTTAACCTGGGCATTCAGAACCTTGCAGCTGCAGATTTGCAATATGCCCGCGAAAAGAACCTCAAAATTAAACTGGTACCTGTAGCCAAAGAACTTGACGACCGCAACGTTGCTCTCTTTGTATTACCTAAGTTTGTAAACGACAAAGAGTTTTTATACAACGTTGAGTACGAATATAATGGCGTAACCGTACAGGCCGCCTTTGCCGATCAGCAATTCTTTTTCGGGAAAGGCGCGGGCGGTCATCCTACCGGTTCGGCAGTATTATCTGATATAGCAGCTTTGCGTTATAACTATCAATACGAATACAAAAAAGCTAAAGAGAAAACAGACCTTAATTTTACCAATAACATTGAATTAACCATTTACCTGCGTTATGACGATGAGGAACTGGTTGAAGCGCTGAATTTTGAACACATCAATGAGCGTTACTATTCAGGTAATTATAAATTTGTTATAGGAAAAATCAATTTGCAAAATCTGATCGCTAATCAACTTCGTATATCTGAGAGTAAGGCTTTCGTAGCCTTTGCCGATCAGCTTACGGGGGTCAGCTTAGCATCGGTAACTAAACAAGCGGCCGAAGTGTTTTAA
- a CDS encoding menaquinone biosynthetic enzyme MqnA/MqnD family protein, producing MPNISNIPKNRNSEFVNKIRISAVSYTNTKPFLYGIQHTDIINKIDLSLDIPADCAQKLIDDVVDIGLIPVAAALSLPQWEIVSDYCIGAVGAVNSVFIFSNCDIKDVTTIQLDPQSRSSNNLARVLLKNHWQVNPEQVINAPDYARSADEQTAFVQIGDRTFGKKQQYKYVYDLAEEWQKMTGLPFTFAAWIANKPIPQEFMDEFNASLKYGLEHREELFKELTMRDDFDLIDYLMVKIDYDLTADKKKALYLFHDYIKAL from the coding sequence ATGCCGAACATCTCAAACATTCCGAAGAATAGAAATAGCGAATTTGTGAACAAGATCAGAATATCAGCAGTAAGCTACACTAATACCAAACCCTTTTTATACGGCATTCAACATACCGACATTATTAATAAAATCGACCTGAGCCTTGATATCCCGGCAGATTGTGCCCAAAAACTTATCGACGACGTGGTTGATATCGGTCTGATCCCGGTTGCTGCGGCACTGAGTTTGCCGCAATGGGAAATTGTTTCTGATTACTGCATTGGTGCCGTAGGCGCGGTAAACTCCGTTTTTATTTTTAGCAATTGTGATATTAAGGATGTAACCACTATCCAGCTTGATCCCCAGTCGCGTTCATCAAATAATCTTGCCCGTGTGCTGCTTAAAAACCACTGGCAGGTAAATCCGGAGCAAGTTATTAATGCGCCGGATTATGCCCGGTCTGCAGATGAACAAACCGCCTTTGTACAAATAGGCGACCGCACCTTCGGCAAAAAGCAGCAATACAAATACGTTTACGATCTTGCCGAAGAATGGCAAAAAATGACAGGCCTGCCATTCACTTTTGCAGCCTGGATAGCAAATAAGCCTATCCCACAGGAATTTATGGATGAATTTAACGCATCGTTAAAGTATGGCCTTGAACATCGGGAAGAGCTTTTCAAAGAATTAACCATGCGCGATGATTTCGACCTGATTGACTACCTGATGGTTAAAATAGATTATGATTTAACAGCGGATAAAAAGAAAGCGTTGTATCTGTTTCATGATTATATAAAAGCGTTGTAA
- a CDS encoding O-acetylhomoserine aminocarboxypropyltransferase/cysteine synthase family protein → MSALKFETLQLHAGQEVDPTTGSRAVPIYQTTSYVFNSAEHGANLFALKEFGNIYTRIMNPTTDVFEKRIAALEGGVAALATASGQASQFLALNNILQVGDNFVTSPFLYGGTYNQFKVAFKRLGVEVRFAKDDTAANIEALIDDKTKAIFLETIGNPGFTIADFEKVSEVAKRHDLPLIVDNTFGAGGYLFRPIEHGANVVVESTTKWIGGHGTSIGGVIIDAGNYNWGNGKFPQFTEPSEGYHGLIFNDVFGIGGPFGNIQFIIRARVEGLRDFGPSQAPFNSWLNIQGLETLSLRVQRHVDNALQLAKWLEQHPQVASVNYPGLESSPYHDLAKKYLKNGFGGVLSFEIKGSKEQASRLINNLKLVSHLANVGDAKTLIIQPSATTHQQLSDEEQLAAGVTPASLRVAVGIEHIDDIKADFEQAFAKIKQGEGELV, encoded by the coding sequence ATGTCTGCCTTAAAATTCGAAACCTTACAATTACATGCCGGCCAGGAAGTTGATCCAACAACAGGTTCACGCGCTGTGCCCATTTATCAAACCACTTCATATGTATTTAACAGTGCCGAACATGGCGCCAACCTGTTTGCGCTAAAAGAGTTTGGTAATATCTATACCCGCATCATGAATCCCACTACCGATGTGTTTGAAAAACGCATTGCAGCCTTAGAGGGCGGTGTGGCTGCGCTGGCAACAGCGTCGGGTCAGGCATCCCAATTCCTTGCCCTGAATAATATTTTACAGGTTGGCGACAACTTTGTTACTTCTCCTTTCCTGTATGGTGGTACTTATAACCAGTTTAAAGTAGCATTTAAACGCCTGGGCGTTGAGGTACGTTTTGCCAAAGACGATACTGCGGCCAATATCGAGGCGCTTATTGATGATAAAACAAAGGCGATTTTCCTGGAAACAATCGGTAACCCGGGCTTTACCATTGCCGATTTTGAGAAGGTGAGCGAAGTTGCCAAAAGGCATGACCTGCCATTAATTGTTGATAATACTTTTGGTGCCGGTGGTTACCTCTTCCGTCCTATTGAACATGGCGCTAACGTGGTTGTGGAGTCAACAACCAAATGGATTGGCGGGCACGGTACCAGTATTGGCGGTGTTATTATCGATGCAGGCAATTACAATTGGGGTAACGGCAAATTCCCGCAATTTACCGAACCAAGCGAAGGTTACCACGGACTGATATTTAACGATGTATTCGGCATTGGGGGCCCGTTTGGCAATATCCAGTTTATTATCCGTGCCCGTGTGGAAGGCTTGAGAGATTTCGGTCCGTCGCAGGCGCCATTTAATTCATGGCTGAACATTCAGGGACTGGAAACACTTTCGTTACGCGTACAACGTCATGTTGATAATGCCCTGCAACTGGCTAAATGGTTGGAGCAGCACCCTCAGGTGGCAAGCGTAAATTACCCGGGATTGGAATCATCGCCATATCATGACTTAGCTAAAAAGTATTTAAAAAACGGCTTTGGGGGCGTACTATCGTTCGAAATTAAGGGGAGCAAAGAACAGGCCAGCCGCTTGATCAATAACCTTAAACTGGTGAGCCATTTAGCCAATGTTGGGGACGCAAAAACACTCATCATCCAGCCATCGGCAACCACGCATCAGCAATTATCTGATGAAGAGCAATTAGCTGCCGGTGTTACGCCTGCTTCATTGCGCGTGGCTGTTGGTATTGAACATATTGATGATATTAAAGCCGATTTTGAACAGGCTTTTGCAAAAATTAAGCAAGGTGAGGGTGAGTTAGTTTAA